The genomic interval GAGCTCTGATAGGTTTCTTAAAACGGTATTTTTGCCCTCAACTATAGGAGAGTTACTGATTTTTCCTATTTTTATTATGTATATCCATAAGAGTCCCAATATAACCAAACTCGTTGGGAGCCCTATTAACATCCATTTTCCAAAACTGACTTCCATGCTCAATAGCGATTCAGATAACGAAGCAAATATCGCATTGGGAGGAGTACCTATCAGTGTGGCCATACCCCCTATACTTGCAGAATAAGCCATTGAGAGCAATAAATATGTGCCAAATCTATTTTGTTCATCATCTTTATGTTTAAGTTGAGTAATTATGGCTAAAGCTATGGGCAGCATCAACATAGTAGTGGCAGTATTACTTATCCAGCCACTTAGAATCGCGGCTATTACCATGAATGCTCCTATAATATATCTTGGATTTGTACCAAAGATTTTTAGAATATTCATAGCAAATCGCTTGTGAAGATTTACATTTTCTATGGCCTTTGCTAAAATAAATCCACCTAAAAATAGAAATATAATACTGTCTGCATAGGAATTTGACATTTTCTGAAACGACATGATGTTAAAAATCGGAAATAGTATGAGAGGTAATAATGCAGTAACATAAATTGGAATAGCTTCCGTAATCCACCATGTACTCATCCAAAAGGTTAATGCTAAAACAACTTTTGCCTCAAACGTTAAACCTTCTATGGGAATAAATATAGAAATTAAGAATATAGAAGGTCCTAAAATCAATCCTATTCTAGAAATCTTGCTATTTTTTCCACCATTATTTTTTCCACTCATTATTTTCCCATAAAAACAATTGCATTAAGGTAAAAAACCATGTACTATTTACTCTTAAGAGAAGTCAGCTCTTTTTCTGGTATAAATCTAAACCTTACTACCTTTACTCTTGCAATAAAGCGATTATATATAGATTAATAAATATTATTTGTTTATTATACAAAATTAATTTACATTATTACTCTATGTAAAAGTGAAGAATGGATTCCCCACCAGATAGGAGTTGTAAAGATAACTATACCTGAATCCTAAATCTTTACTATCAATCGATTGATAATAGTTATCTGCAAGAAAGATTCAATAAATAACTATGTCGGAAAGCAAAGTTAGTCTAAAAAACTCCGTTTGTGATACAAAATTATACTAATATTGAGAGTTTCATCACAACTATGTTTCCATATTTAGAATCATATCTAAAAGAACAGATAACACCAGGGATTCAAAAGTCTGATCTAAATACCATTGCATATTCTCAATTACAAAGTAGCTCCTTTTTCTTCATTGTCCGAAATTATTCAAAGGAGCTTGATGAATATCTCATCAACGAAGCAGGTCAAGCTAAAAAGGAGGTTATGAAAGAAGTTCTGCTTTCAATTATCTCAATTACTTTGGATGTAACCGATGAAGATGGTAACAAACTAACAGATAGTGATTATTTGAATGAACTTTGAAAAATTATCCCAACCTCAAGTTATGATTTTATATCTTACCAACTGATGTATTTATTCATTCATTATAGTAATTGCTGCTAAAATTATTATATATTAACAAGGCCTATACAAAATATGCCACTTAAATAGCAAAGAATGTAACAAATACACATATTCTTGACCGATATGTACCAATGGCTCAACTGATGCTTGCGACTCGTCATCCAAGCATCGACGAAGTTGTTTCATTGAATTGGCCAGACCAAAGGCTTCTATCTCGTCGTCTAGTTCTGGCCAGTTGTCTCTCAGGGGTTAAACCCTGAGGCTTGTTGTTCTTTTACCTCTTGAGTAGCTATATTATATTTGTCCAAAGGCCTGAGCGAGCCTTTGGAGTTATCTTATTTTCTGACCAGTTCTAAATTTGTGATAATAGATTCAATAGTTTTTAATCTATCCTAAAGCATAAGTTGAGCGAAGTTTTAATATTTCCTTGGTTAGTATTATTCACATTGGATGATGAGACATATCAACAACTAGTGGAGTCTGAATTCTATCATCCTGAAGTAACTGAAGTCATCCATGATATTAATCAACTCGAAGGTATGATTGCAGGAGCCATCAACGTAGTTGAAAAAGGATTTGATATGGTTTGGGATAAAATGATGTTTAATTTTCACTTTAATCACCTACATGAAGGATATGAGGCCATGGAAAGATTAATCGATGAAAAGAACCTCAAAATTAGGCTGATAGTCGAAGCGATTCCAGAAAATATAGACCAAATAAATTCAATAACTAACTACGAAATAAGACATTTAGATGATATAAAAAGTAATTTTGGCATTTTGGATAATAGAGCATATGTAGTTTCTATATTTAATCAAGGTAGTCCATATCCCCAACAAGCATTCTTTAGTAATTCGAGAGTTTTTATAGACAAACAGCAGACCTTATTTAACCAGTTATGGGAAATTGCACTTCCCATAAAGATCAGAAATAGAGAATTAAAACTCAAGAGAGAAGAATTGGATTTTAAAAAGACCTTTGATAATGTAGGTGAATTTCAGTCCGAGATTATTGCCCAATTAGAACACTGTAAAAGAGAGCTAGTCATATTCTCATCGATAAACATTCTCGTTCATTTTACTCATTTTGAATCTTTTTGGAGGCTTTGTGCGATGTTGGCCAAACAGAATGTCATTATTAAAATACTAACTGATGATTTCATTCCTGGAATCCTAAACCAAATACACAAGTTAAATAATACATTATTTAGAGATGTTATTCAAATACGAAACTCAGGTAAACTTGAAAATATCGATGAATGTGTCATGATCATTGATGGAAAGTTAATTTTTAGAATTATTAATAAAAAGAATGATACAAGTCGATTTTTTGGCATACTATCGACGGAAGCTAATCACGTTTTAGTTCAAGAGATACTATTTGAGAAATACTGGAATGAGGTTCAAAGTTTATCAGGTATATCCTATCATTAGTGTGGTCCAATATAGCCGTAATTTACCTTTTGCCTTCGTGTATCCCAAGGGGCCTGTGCTGGTCTTTGGGCTTTTAACATCTGACTTTGTATTAAACTCATGATAGGATAGATAAAGTATCAGTAGTGCGCGTTAAGCTTAATTATTATATCTTGGAATTATTCCATACCTTGATTGTTTCTAGAAAAATCCATAATCACTAAGAGTATTACCCTAAGTACTCTGTTCTTACCGCTTTTGGTTATCATGTCATTACCTATGTCCACATCTTCTTCTCAAGAGAATGAAGACATCATTATTTTAAATATTACAGATATCAATCTGGAAGATAGTACTACAGGTTTGACATCTATAACTGGAACCATACAAAATAATTCGACCATAGATGTACAAAACATACAGATTGATGTAACTCTGCTTGATGCTGACAATAATATAATACGAGACACTGGCAGATTTGTCTCTGGACCTTTTACAGTTTACCAACCAAATTCTACTGAAAGTTTTAGTTTTCTGATGAGTGCAGAATACTTTGATAAATACGAGGCCAAAGCATATGGGGAACGTGTACCCAACTAACATCTCAATGAGACAAACATTACTCGATAGACCAAAGCTAACCTTATTTTGACACTCTAAATAAAGAGCTTACTCCTAGTAATTGTTTGCAACCTAATACACGATCCTTTTATATATTCTTGACGAGTTAAACCATAAAACACCAATATCGAGATTACATTGCCAACTTAACCGTCTATATAACCAAACATAGTTACTTGTCGCTCTATTTACATTGGGGGTTGGTTGGACCGTTACTTCTATTATTCTAGTCAACCTTAAAGTTAGAACCCTACTTTCCCTCCGCGGTAAAAACCATAGTTTAACTACGAATCAGTACGAAAAGTAGGTTTTTGAGGAATTTATCTACCTACCTCGAATATTGTACTATAAATCTTTTATATGCTTTTGCAGAAAATAAGAATTGATGAGACTTCTTTCTATCATCCTTATACTATCTTTGTTTAGTTTTCTCTTGTATTTTGGATCTACTCAAGTTACTAATTTACTGGCTCAACAATCCGATTTAACTAATGCTTCAAGCACTATTGAAATTACACGTAACGGTTCACACGGACCTGATCTGGCTATAGATCCAAAGGCTAATCAAATATATATCACATACATAAAAACTCAAAATGATACTTCTGATTTATACTTTATAAGGTCTTTAGATGAAAATTATACTTTTAGCAACCCTATTCGGGTAAATGATAAAATTGGTGATGTTATGTGGGATGGTAGAGTGCCTCCTCAGATAAAATTGTCAGATAACGGAACAATCTATACATTATGGGTATCTTCCCAAGAAGCACCTGCATTTGCGCCACATGGATTTAGGACACTCAAAATGGCATCATCCGTAGATGGAGGCCAAACATTCACTCCCGCTGTCAACGTGACAAATAAAGATGATCCAACTCAGGCAAAATCATTTCAGTCTTTTAACATTGGCAATGACGGTAAGATATATGTCAGGTCCTTAAATTATGACGCTCAAATTTTAGATAATGGAACAATAATTTCAACTGACGAGGAAAATGGAACTCAGGCTAGTATTTCTGTATCTGGTGACGGCGGAAAGACTTTCGACCCAATACTGACTATGGATAAGTTCACATGCGAATGTTGCAATGTAAATGTGTTAGCTGCATCTACCGGTGATGTTTACGCTTCATGGAGGGATAAATTCCCCGTACCACCAAATACTGATCCACAGATAGACCCCGTTGTAAGAGATATGGTTGTTGTTCGTTCCCCTGATGGAGGAAATAGTTTTAGTGCTCCAGTAAAAGTAGCAAATGATAGTTTTGTATTTGGAGGATGCGTACACGTGGGTGCTCCAATGGTTAAAGATAGCAAAGGTAACATTCAAGTTGTCTGGTATACAGGAGCTGAAGACCATCCTGGAATATACTATGCATTTTCTACTGACAAAGCAAAATCATTTAGCAAACCCATTCCTATCCTGACAGGAGATTGGATTCCTCCACTAAGATCCGATATTGCAATCGACGCTCAAGATAATATATGGGTAACTTGGGAGGATTCATTTGGTTTAACCGCGTTGGATGAAAAGTGGATGTTTCAGAATACTTCTGCAAGTATCTTTATTGGAAAAATTGATAATAATACATTAACCAAATACCCAACAGTAAATACTGAAAACGGTCGTTCACCTGATATTGCGGCCGGTACAAATCTAGTAGGAGTTCTTTGGAATGGTGATGATTCAATCAATCTGTCAATCGTAATACCAGAAGGTCTTGCAATAACAAAATAAACTGCCCTTAGCAAGAAGGGAATGGTAGGGATGAGCAGATGAAATCCAAACCTATTTGTAACACTACTAAATTCCTTTGAGTAGACTATCCTATTTGAGAAGTAACAAGATACTAAGGCTATGACAAATAATAACCATCTTCATGTTTTTGTATTTATTGATATTTGAAGGTCAACAATGGTTGAAATTGTAGAAGTAGGATGTTATAATCTGCTGCTGATCTAGAAAGCATTTTCTCATCCATACATCAATAAACACAAAATATGAATATAGTCTTGTTACTATTTCTCTAGGAAAATATCAAACTATGACATTCGGAAGGAGTGCACAGTAATAGAAACTATATTATTAAGACAATATAAGTTTAACAATAAATTTAGTTGGCCTATTTTTGAATAGTTGGTTTTTATTTCAAAATTGCCTCAATGAGAATAATAACAATCGTAATAGTTTGATATAGATTATATCATGTTTTTATTTGTCCTTAACGAGTGAATCATGCAAAACTAATAAAGAGATGACATCGCCAACGTAACGGTCTATATCAACCAGTCTCTTTGCTACTCGTTAGATTAATTACAATCGTCAATAGATATACTTCTGGGCCATTGTTTATTTATTTTAATTTAATTAAATGGAAGAAATAAGCGAATTTTGCTTATTATTTTATTCTTCAAAGGTCAGAGCTTGTATGTTCTTTGAAAGTTTTTATCACATCTAACATTTTTGTTCTGCCTTGGTGAATCAAATCATTGATTGATTTCTTTGAAAAGTTAGCATTTTTAGATACATTGGGTGTTTCAATTCTATTTCTAGTGATCCTCATTACAGTATGAATCTCTGCTCCATAATTGTTAACCAGCTCGTTATACTCTTTTTCTATCTGTTTTGATAGAGAAGGATCTAAACCTTGTTTATTAGATTTTTCGTAAAAGTCATAAAGTTGTTCAATTAATTGAATCTGTCGTGTCACAAGTTTAGCCATTTTGATATTGTGCTTTGTCTTATCACTAAATATGATATCTTTAGCTCTATCCAA from Candidatus Nitrosocosmicus hydrocola carries:
- a CDS encoding FxLYD domain-containing protein — its product is MFLEKSIITKSITLSTLFLPLLVIMSLPMSTSSSQENEDIIILNITDINLEDSTTGLTSITGTIQNNSTIDVQNIQIDVTLLDADNNIIRDTGRFVSGPFTVYQPNSTESFSFLMSAEYFDKYEAKAYGERVPN
- a CDS encoding sialidase family protein; translated protein: MRLLSIILILSLFSFLLYFGSTQVTNLLAQQSDLTNASSTIEITRNGSHGPDLAIDPKANQIYITYIKTQNDTSDLYFIRSLDENYTFSNPIRVNDKIGDVMWDGRVPPQIKLSDNGTIYTLWVSSQEAPAFAPHGFRTLKMASSVDGGQTFTPAVNVTNKDDPTQAKSFQSFNIGNDGKIYVRSLNYDAQILDNGTIISTDEENGTQASISVSGDGGKTFDPILTMDKFTCECCNVNVLAASTGDVYASWRDKFPVPPNTDPQIDPVVRDMVVVRSPDGGNSFSAPVKVANDSFVFGGCVHVGAPMVKDSKGNIQVVWYTGAEDHPGIYYAFSTDKAKSFSKPIPILTGDWIPPLRSDIAIDAQDNIWVTWEDSFGLTALDEKWMFQNTSASIFIGKIDNNTLTKYPTVNTENGRSPDIAAGTNLVGVLWNGDDSINLSIVIPEGLAITK
- a CDS encoding SLC13 family permease, translated to MSGKNNGGKNSKISRIGLILGPSIFLISIFIPIEGLTFEAKVVLALTFWMSTWWITEAIPIYVTALLPLILFPIFNIMSFQKMSNSYADSIIFLFLGGFILAKAIENVNLHKRFAMNILKIFGTNPRYIIGAFMVIAAILSGWISNTATTMLMLPIALAIITQLKHKDDEQNRFGTYLLLSMAYSASIGGMATLIGTPPNAIFASLSESLLSMEVSFGKWMLIGLPTSLVILGLLWIYIIKIGKISNSPIVEGKNTVLRNLSELGKMNKDEKIVACIFVGTAIAWITRGLVWKDLFPLVDDATIAIIAATLFFIIPSICKKGSLPTIGSQTQKDVKVEDVNNKYFPIKEDSKLKTTNSRLLDWKTAVTIPWGILILIGGGLALANGFTETGLDQYIAKNLSFLQGMPFIAIILVMLIITVFTGEVISNTATAALLLPISASLATTLSIDPLLLMVPIAMATSIGFIMPVATPPNAIVFSSEYVTTSKMARVGLPLDIIGIGGVTVMTAILVPLVF